From Hoeflea sp. 108:
CGATCGTTCTCGAGCGCCAGCCTGGTGCTGACGCTGAAGGGTTCGCCGGGCTTCAGGATGGCGTCGATTACCATTGGTGGGATCTGGCCAAGGCTGCGGGATTGTCGACACTGCTGAGCGTCGGCGCCGAACTCGCGGTCGACAACGACGATCGGCTCGTTCAGGCGATCCGGAACGGTGGGCAGGACACCATCAACGACGCAGGGCAGCAGATTGTGAGGCGTCAGCTCAACGTCGCGCCCACGATCACTATTCGGCCCGGATTTCCCGTGCGCGTTATCGTGACGCGAGACTTGGTACTGGAGCCATATGGAGGGTGATGATGTCGAAGCTTAAGCTAGGCCCCATCGCGGACGACAAGCCGCTTAAGGTACAGGTCGAGCTACCTGCAGCTCTCCACCAGGACCTTGTTGACTACGCCCACCTATTGGGCCGAGAGCAAGGTCAGTCCGCTGTTGACCCAGCTCGGTTAATCGTCCCGATGTTACAACGGTTCATCGCGACAGACCGTGGCTTCGCCAAAGCCAGGCGAACGTTGACGCCGGGGAGCGCCGATTAATCCGTGGTCCCCGCTCTAGAGGGGGTGTCGAAACACTTCAGCAGCAGCGGCAGAGTCGGGTTGTCGTTGTCACTGGAAGAAATTATAGCGGCCGTCGGCGCCCGCGCCGATGGGAGCGGGATCAACGCGATATCCGGCCGGTAGATCACGCTGGTGATGGTCAAGCCGAAGCCCTGTTCGACCATCGTCAGCAGGGTTTCTCGGCTGACTTGTTGGATCGAGAGTTGAACCGCTCCGTCTCCGGCGCCCACCATGCGCCGGAGTATGCCAGCGAGCTCACGCCCAGCGCCATCCGAGCGAACGAGGAAGACTTCGTCACAAATGTCCTCCCACGACAGCTCTGGCCGTGCTGCCAACTCGTGAAGCGGGGACAATGCCACGAACAGATCTGGTTCGCAGAGACGTCGAACTTGGAACTGAGGACTTTTGCTCGCACTCAGGCTGATTGCTGCGTCCAGTAATCCGCGCTTCACCCCCAAAGAGTTTTCTTCTGAAGTGCCTTCCTCAAGCTTTACCTCGATCGTCGGATGTCGATTTCTGAATGCCGCGAGAATGTCGATGATCGGGCACGCCGGAAACGCTTCGAGCATTCCAAACCTCACGAGCCCGGTCTTGAGTTTCCGCGCGGAGCGGATCTCCGTTGCGGCGTTACGAAGGTAGCGCGCTCCCACCACCGCTTGTTGAAGGAAGCGCTCACCTTCTGGAGTCAGCCCTGCCCCCGCTCGCGTACGCTTGAAGAGAGAAAAGCCAAGTTGGCGCTCAAACAGCTGCACACGTCGGCTGACGGTGGATTGCGATATCGATAGGCGCTCCGCCGCTCGGCGGAAGCTGCCGGCCTCGGCGACCTGAACGGCGTACTTCAGGTATCGGAGATCAAGAGTCAGGTCGGGCATGAGACCCGTCCGATCATACCGGCGGTCTCATCGGCGAACCGCCTGCGCCCGGTGAGCGGCACCCATGCACGTCCACTTTCATCGAGCCCACCCCCGCTAGCGCCTGGGGAACGAGCACGTCCGTTGATCTCAGATGTGGAATCCGAGCTGAGCCCCTCAATGAGCATGACCATGTCCGAATCTGTCATAGATGCATGCGGCGGTCATACATTTTCACACGCTTGAAGTCTATGCGCGAAGCATATATTCTTGCGGTATGGAGCCTGAGGTCGCCAAGTACCATTTAGGTGCACTCGCGTTGGCGGTTGCAGACAGCATCGCCAGTGTCTCGGCCTCGTTTTCACCAAGCGGCCCGGGGACCGCCGTGATGGTGTTACTCAGCATGGAGCCCGGACTGCCGATCAGCGTTTTGGCTACCTCGATTGGGCTTTCTCATGCCGGGACGGTGCGATTGATCGATAGGCTCGAGCGCGAACAGTTGGTGGAACGACGAAGACAAATCACCGACAGGCGGGCGCGCTTCATTCACCTCACCAATTCGGGGAAGAAGATAACGGACGCCTTGCTCAAGGCACGGGAGCAGGTGATCTCCGAATGTATTTCGCCCCTGTCGCCCAATGACCTCGACATTCTAGGCATGCTGTCGGAGCGGCTCCTTGTGGCAAACGGCTTCGACAAAGATGGCTCGGTCAGCCTTTGCCATCTGTGCGGCTACAGCAGGATCGCGCCTTCCCGTGGTAAAGCTAAGCCGGGGCGCTCGCCACGCTGGAACGTGGCATCAGAAGGCTGACGATATGATCAGGCAGGCTTGATATAATGGGATCGTTTGCGCTCGAACTTCTTCTATGCGTACTTGCCTTCGGGTTCGGATATGCGGCGAACCAAGGCGGAACCTGTTTAGTGGTGGCCGCTCATGAGTTACACAGAAGACAGCCGCCGAAAATGTTCGTCGGATTTCTCGCAGCGTCGGCAGCGGCAGGCCTGGTTGCGGTCCCGATAGTCTGGACGGGAACACTGGGCGCAACACTCGCACCCTCGACCAGCATCAATTTCCTCCTGCTCATCGGCGCCATCGCCTTCGGCCTCGGCGCACTCATTAATGACACATGCCTGCTCGGATCGCTGGCGCGGCTTGGGGATGGGGAGATGCGACTTCTAGCTCTGCCCTTGGGATTAACGATTGGTATCTTGGCTGCCGACCATGGCAGGTTCGGCTACGATTCAACATGGCCAAGCTTAATCTCCAAACCGAGCGCAACAGGCCTCGTTACTCTCCTAGCCTTCCTAGTTGTGCTCGTGCTGGCACTCGTTTTCGTTTCCACGAAGAGCGTTCTGCGAACAAAGCCGGGTTGGTCGTTCGGCGCTTCGATGATTGGACTCGGTATCACTGGCGGACTTCTATATGCACTCTCGCCGGCCTGGACCTTCGCAGACGTGATTCAACGCGCCCTTCCTCTCAGAATGTCGCCGGCCGGCGAGGTCGCGCTCACTGCGGTGATCTCTTCGATCGCAGGCGCCCTAACCGCCTCCTTTCGCCAAGGCAATCTGCGTCTCCAACTGCCGACAGCCAATGGCATTCTGCGATCTGTCGTCGGCGGCACATTGATGGGTATCGGCATCGCGCTCATACCCGGCGGGAATGATGGGTTGATCCTCGCAGCGGTTCCGACTCTTTCACCTGGTGGGATAGTCGCCTACCTTCTGATGACGACGACAATCGTCTTCGGATTTGCAGCGCGTGGTAAGTTATTCCGGCGCTGCCTTTCACGGCCATGATAAGGGCAACAGAGGACTTGCCCTCCTGACATGAGCATTTATCCCGACCGGGAATATCGGCTGACTAGCTCGTATGCCTTTGCAGGCCCTTGGACCATGATGACCACTTCAAAGGCCGCCGGCCCCAGAATCCTGTAGGTTGCATGGTAGGTGTCGTCTCCGCAGGCATAGACACCACTCGCTTCCAACCCGGTATCCGTCCGCGAGAAACTCAAGCTGAGGAACTGCGTCCCGATATGAGGTCCGTCTGCGAACTCGACGACAACACTGTCCTCGCTCAAGCGATAGCGATACTGCCGGCACGTGGAGAATACTCTGCCATCTGCCAGTGTGAGAATGCCGCTCTCTCGATAAGCGAGCGCGCCTTCGCCGAAACGGGCGAAGACCGCGTCGCCATGCAGCTGAGCGCCTCCGGGCTCGATATCGCGACGGAGCATCCGTGCCCCGCGGAGGTTCTGCAGGATTTGCACGCCCGCCGTCACGAGAGGACCACAGTCACGAGGGCACAAGCGCCCCTCTGTGGCGGACCGAAGCACGCAGCAGCACGAGGGACGCCGCTAGCAGAACTGCGTCCTTCAGTAGAAACTGCCCTGGTGCAGCCGAAATCGCAGGAAAGCCGCCGGCAGTCTGCTCCGCGACACCTGGAGTGGTGATGAAAAAGGTCAGCGTGATCAGATAGGTCGCTGCTGACATTAGTGCGCCTAGCGCAGAGAAGAGTGGACGAAATGCACCAAGGATCAGAACGAGACCGGTCGATAACTCGATAACGCCGATGAAATAGCTTTGCCCCTGCGTCCCGAACATGCCGAGCCAATTCATGATCGGGCTGTGTTCGATAAACGGGGCGATACCATAGGCCTCGTACGCTGTGAACTTCATCGCGCCGAACCACAGAAATACGATCACGAGAGCCCATCTAAGCAGGCCAAGATCCCTCCGACCGTGCTCGGGGACAAGAAATTCATAACGGTCGAAAATGCTCATCTAAAATTCCTCAACAGTGGTCCCGTGGGAACGTCACGAACGTCGTCTACGTGCTTCGGGCAGGCGTAGCAGTATATGCGCGACGCATATACTAATAAGCGAGATATGTCGAGCGGCTGGCTCGCGCTTCGCTGCCTCACGAAGCCATCCTCATCGGCGATGCCTTTACCCAGCAAACGCGCGACCTTTGCGGGATTTTGACTTGATGGGGCTGGCGCTCCCGGTGGGCCTATAGCCCGTTGGCAAACGTCCAGCCTGTACGGATGGACGCGGCCCTGGACGAGATAACCATGCCGGCCGAAATCGTAGCAGCGATCGCCGCAATCCCCGACGTCGTGGAGCACGGACTGTTCCTCAATGGGATTGATACAATCGTGATCGCGCGCGGTGACACGATGGAAGTGCGACGCCGGGGGCAAGCTAGGTCTCGCTGATCTGCACCTGCGCGGCCTGGATGACAGCGCTGACGCGGAGTGATTCTCGGGCGCGACCTACGGCGATTCCGAGCGAAAAGGCTTGCCCTATAGCCGCCAGGTATCAACGGTTCCGCGGCCTTAACGAGCCGGACCCGTTTTTTTCGGCGCGCTCGATCAGTCGAAATCCTCCGAAACCCTTTTAAAACAGGACATTTTCCACAAGCCGCGCGGAGGAAGAGGACCACGGTATGGCTTGCTGTCTATGCTCCGCGCACATATAGATGTGGCAATGGATGGACCTCGAGATCGAAACATTTTCGGGGCGTTCGCACTCATGATCAGCGACGACATCGTTCGCGCTAGTTCATCGCGGGCGCCGGAAGCTGGACCCGCCGCCTCAGCGCTGGCGTTGCTCGCGCACAAGCCCGGGCTCTCGATCCGTATGCTTGCGATCGGGGTGGGCCTTTCACATGCTGGAACTGTTCGCCTGGTGGATAGATTGGTAAGCGAGGGATTGATCGAGCGTAGGGAGCATTCGACAGACGGGCGCGCACGATCCCTCTATCTTACTCCAACTGGCAAGGTCGCGAGCGACGAGGTCCTGGCCTCGCGCGATCAAGTGATTGCCGAAGGGCTATCGATCCTTAATCCAGACGAACTGAAAACCTTATCGGACATCGCTGAACGCGTTCTCCGAAATCGCTTGGAAAACCTCGAGCAGTCATACCGCATCTGCCGCTTGTGCTGCTACGAGGGCTGCACGAACTGCCCCGTCGATGCCGAATTGCATGAGCGAGGTGTGGACCGCGAGAAGAACGACGACGCGTAGGAGACTCGCAATTGCGGCAGCTCAACGCTGCTCAGATGGCGGGGCTTCATAATGTCAGCGAGCCTACCATCAGCCGCATTCTTTTGGCTACGCGTCAAGCCGGCCGATCGGGCATGGCGGTCTCATTCTAATATGTCGGTGATCGCCCCACTTTTAGCCGCTCAATTGATCGGAACGCGGTTTCGGAAGCGGCCGTTCAAACCACTCGCTGCATTCCCATTTCTCTATGTCCGATAGGTAGTTTCGGGGAAAAGCAGTCGGGAACAGGTTTCGGGAACGCATGCTCCGGCAGGAGCGCAGCGCGCGTCCCAAGCGCGTTTTCCCGGTAGAGCTTCCCAATCGGCAAAGTGCGGGCCACCTCAGACTGCGAACGCGAAAAACCGCCTGGCTGGTCACTCAAGGCAGGGTAACGACGATTTTCGCTGCGGATACACCCGCCTTCAGGGCTTCCAAGGCAGCCTGGAGCATTTCAAGGCCCTGGCCCACGATCTTCGCCGGAGGGGCGGGGACGAACGTGCGCGCCGCGAGAGCCTGCGGCAGGAATTCGCGGTAGATCATTGGACCAACCTCGTCATCCTTGAGGCTCGTCCCGGAGATGTGCGTCGCCTCGACTCCAAATGGACGCTCGTCGGGCGGGGCCAGCGTCGCTGCCACCCGGCGCGAGCCCTCGCATCTCGCAACTACGGCAAAACAGTCTTTCATGTGACCGGTCGCGTGAAGCGTTCCAGCGAGACTGCGCCCGCGCATTGCCTCAATCACGTCTTCCACGATGGCTGGACTCGAGTGGTCAAGAACCTCGCTTGCACCCAGCTCCTTCAACAGGCCGGCGTTGCGCGCCGAAGCGGTGGCGACGCACCTGTAGCCCGACGCCACCGCGAGCTGGATGGCGTTGCAGCCAACGCTCGACGATCCACCCCAGACCAGAACGACCTCTGGACGCGCGGTCGGCGAGTGTAACGGTGGCGCGAGAGCCAACTGTGTCCGTCCGTAGAGCCCGCTTGCGGCGGTGCCAAGGCCAAGCGGGAGGACTGCCGCATCAGCGAAGGCCATGTTGTTGGGGATCGGCGCCGCCATGTGGTCCAGCACGATCGTGTGGTGCTGGAACGCACCCTGCGCAGGTTGATTTACGGTTGTCCCGACCGCCTGTCCGATGACTCGATCGCCGACCTTGAACCGCTCGACCGCGCCACCGACCGCCGCGACCTCACCGGAGACGTCGCTGCCGAGAATCGCGGGATAGTCGAGCCATGGCAAAAGCGCGACGTCCTGCAGAATCCAGTCGAGTGGGTTGATCGCGATGGCCGCGTTGCGGATCAATATCTCGTTCGCCGCCAGATGCGGCAGAGCGGTGACACCAATCCTCAGTGGCTGCCCCGGCGCTTTCTGCCAGGCGGCCTGATTAGTCACGGTTTCGGTCATCATCAACTCTTTCTGTCAAGTATACAGCTGGGCGTTCGTCTGAGCGGTCCAACCGCCAGGTCGGGCGCACGAAGTGGCAGCTATAGCCCCCAGGATAGCGCACCAGGTATTCTTGGTGCTCTGGCTCCGCCTCCCAAAAGGGTTCTTCTGGGTTGATCTCCGACACGACCGGGCCAGGCCAGCTTCCTGATGCCTCGATTTCCGCGATGGTTGTGAGGGCGACTTCCTTCTGCACTTCGGTGGTGTAGAAAATCGCCGATCGATAGCTCGGACCGACATCGCTGCCTTGTTGCTCGTAGGTCGTGGGGTCATGGATCTGGAAGAAGAGTTCCAAGAGCGAGCGATAGGCGAGAACGGAAGGGTCGAAGGTCACTTCCACTGCTTCCGCATGGCCGTAATGTCTCGCGTAGGTCGGATCAGGCATTTCTCCGCCTGTGTAACCGACACGCGTCGAAATGACTCCCCTGGCTCGGCGCAGCAAATCCTCCATGCCCCAGAAGCAGCCGCCTGCGAGAATTGCTCGCTCTGTCGCGGCCGCCCTATTGCCGGTAGGCGATTGGCTCACAGTCCGTTCGCCCTCCTCCGTGTGCGCCACGGTCAAGCCAGCCTCGCGGGATCCGCAGCCTGACTGGCGCTCAAGAGCTCGGTCTGCACGTCCGAACCCCGGATGAGACTCAGATCGACGGGACACCGATCAGCGATCGCGAGGATCCGAGCGCGCTGATCATCACTCAGCGGCCCATCGAGGACAATGGTGCGGGTGAACCGGTCGGGTGGCATCATGTCGGGCACCTTCTCGTGCTGCACGGTCGTGCTCGCCCGTTCGAGCGGAAAGCCCTTGCGGTTCGCATAGAGACGCATCGTCATCACCGTGCAGGCTGCGAGGCCGGCAGATACGAGCTCGTAGGGAGATAGTCCGGTCCCGAGGCCACCGACCGATGCTGGCTCGTCGGCGAACAGAGTGTGCTCGCCGCTGCGGACCTTGAGCTGGAACGTCCCTGCAAGAGTTTCGGTGGCGACGACGCCCTCCGCAACCTCGACCTGCGGAAGATCCGCCGTGAGTGGTGGGAGAAAGCGGCTCGCCCAAACCGCCACCATGGCCGCAGCGTAGTTCGCGTCCGCGACGTCGGTGAGAAGGTGATCCGCGTTGTCGAGCGAGATGAAGCTTTTTGGGTGCCTGGACGCGACGAAGATGCGCGACGCGTGGTCGATGCCGACCACCTGATCCAGCGGAGAGTGCATGACCAGCACCGGCCGTCGCAGGGAGGCAATGGCCTTCTCGACGTCGATCCCCTCAACCGCCTCCAGGAACCCTCGGCGAATGAGGAAGGGTCTACCGGCAATCTCCACCGAGGCCTCGCCCTCGCTCGCGATGGTGTCCAGATCATTCGGCCCGAAGAGGCGCAAGATATGCTGAAGGTCGGCCGGCGCACCAATCGTCGCGACCGCCGCAATATCAGGCATGTCGGCGGCGGCTACGATCGCAGCGGTGCCACCTAGGCTGTGCCCGACGAGGAGGGACGGTGACATGCCCGCCGCCGCCATCGCCTTTGCGGCGGCCCGAAGGTCCTCGACGTCCGACGCGAAGTTCACAGGTTCTCCCGTCCCACCGCCGATCCCGGTCCCGGCGAAATCGAACCTCAAGACCCCGATGCCCGCACGCGACAGCGCGCGCGAGATGTGAACTGCGGCGCGACTGTCTTTCCCGCAGGTGAAGCAGTGGGCGAAGATCGCCCAGCCCCGCGGCGTCCCTTCCGGCGGTTCGAGGTGCCCGGAAAGCGGAGAGCCAGCCCCACTGACAAACGTGAATGATTTTTCTGCCATGTCCATCAAACCTCCAGCACGCGGCTTGGCGGTTGCGCTCTCAGCACCTTCGACGGAGCTGAGCGGAGCGCACCGCCAACCGGTAATCGTCATCTCAGGGTATCATTTATATGTCTGGCGCATATAGACAAGCCCCTGCACCATGATTATATGCGCCAAGCATACTTCTGCGACCTGCTTTCCAAAGGCGGTCTCACGGAAGAGGCATCAGTCAGGCGCATGGGCCAAAGGACTATGGAACTCAATCAAGTCGGCTATTTCATCAACTTGGCCGAGACGCTGAATTTCACAGCGGCCGCGCGCTTGAGCGGTGTGTCACAGCCAAGTCTGACCCGCGCGATCCGCCGCTTGGAAGATGAGCTTGGCGGGCCGCTGATCCATCGCGACGGGAAGAACAGCCGCCTGACTGGCCTTGGCCATGACGTCGAGGCAGAATTCCGGCGCATGGTGGTCGCGATGAAGAGCGTTCGCAATCACTCGGAGCACTGGGCGATGGGGGGGCACCGCGTGCTGGATGTCGCCGTCGCGCCCACCGTCGGACCAAAGGAATTTACGGCATTCTTCGAGAGCGCATTGGCGGAGATGCCATCCATCGAAATCAAGCTGCACTCGCTCCAGTCAAACGAGGACACATCGGAGGTGCTTTCAGGAAAATACCACGCGTGCATCATGCCGCGTGAAACAAGACCGGAACGCAAGCTGGATGTGCATCCTCTATTTCGGGAGCGCTTCGTGCTCGGCTGTTCGGCAAACCATCCCTTGGCTGCCAACGAGATCGTGCGCGGCGAAGACCTGCTCGAGTTTCCTTTCGTCGATCGCCTGAAATGCGAGTTTCGCGATCGGATCCTCGATCACTTCGCGCGACGGGACTTGCTCATGCGACCTCGCTTTCGATCAGATCGCGAGGACTGGGTGCAACGGGTCGTCGCTGACGGCCACGCCATATGCATTCTTCCGGAACGATCGGCCACCGTGCAAGGCCTCGTCACTCGGCCGATCGACGGATTTGTCTTGGAGCGCGAAGTCGTGATCGCGACAGTATCCGGCTCCACGGCAACGGTCGAGATACGGAACATCGCGCAGCTGGCAGCCCGATACGAGTGGAACTGAATCACGACGTGAAGAGCTTCGGCGCTATGGAAACTATACGCGCAGCGTATTGGATAAATCTGAGGCGCACTGCGATAGTCGGCGCAATGACTGCAAAGATAGATGACAGTGTGTCTGGCTCTCTAGATTAAGTATTGGAGACTATCATGAAGTTTGAGAAGTCGCAGGCAGCAGTTGACCGCCTGACCCCCGAGCAACGCCGGATTACCCAGGATTCGGGGACCGAAAGGCCCTTCACGGGTGAGCACAACGACAACAAGGAGCCTGGCATCTACGTCGACATAGTGTCGGGAGAGCCGCTGTTCGCTTCAACGGACAAGTTCGATTCGGGTACTGGCTGGCCCAGCTTCACCAAGCCGATCGTTCCGGCAAACGTGAACGAGGTGCGGGACAGCGCACACGGCATGGTCCGGACGGAGGTCAGGTCGGTACACGCCGACAGCCATCTGGGCCACGTGTTCCCGGACGGTCCTTCCGACCGCGGCGGTCTGCGCTACTGCATCAACTCTGCGTCCCTTCGCTTCATCCCGCGCGACGAGATGGAGTCCGAGGGATACGGTGAATATCTCGATCAAGTAGAGGAGGCTTAACATGCATCAGCGCGCTGTTCTCGCAGGAGGATGTTTCTGGGGCATGCAGGATCTGATCCGCAAGCGGCCCGGCATCATCTCGACCCGTGTGGGTTACACGGGCGGCGATATTCCGAACGCCACGTATCGTAATCACGGCACGCATGCCGAGGGGATCGAGATTGTCTTCGACCCGACAGTGACGAGCTACCGGCACATCCTGGAATTCTTCTTCCAGATCCACGATCCGACGACGCTGAACCGCCAGGGTAATGATCGTGGGCTCTCCTACCGGTCGGGCATCTATTATGTCGACGAGGAGCAGAAGCGCGTCGCCGAGGATACGATCGCCGATGTGGATGCCTCGGGGCTGTGGGATGGCAAAGTGGTGACCGAGGTCCAGCCGGTCGGCGAGTTCTGGGAGGCCGAGCCCGATCACCAGGACTATCTGGAGAAGCGGCCGGGCGGCTACACCTGCCACTTCGTCCGTCCCGACTGGGTTCTTCCAAAGCGGCATGAGGTCGGCGATGTGAGCCCTGCGGCCGGGGCTGCAGCGGAATAGGCTTCGCTGCCGTCAGTGCCGCGCCGATCCGGTTCGCAACCTCCGACGACCGCGTCAATCGACGCGGTCGTCGAACCCGGCCTTGAAGCAGATCATTCCATTCAGCCGCCGTCGCAGTGCCAGGATCCAGATATGACAGACCTCTCCTCCTTTCCCATCACGCAGCGCTGGCCAGCATCTTGTCCGGATCGCTTGCAACTATACGCGGCCCCCACGCCCAACGGCGTCAAGGTCTCGATGATGCTGGAGGAGACTGGCCTGCCGTATGAGCCCCACTTCGTCGACATCTCGAACAACGAGTCGAAGGATCCAGCGTTCGTGTCGTTGAATCCCAACGGCCGCATACCCGCGATCATCGATCCGGCTGGCCCTGACGGCCAGCCCATTGGCATATGGGAAACCGGTGCGATCCTCATCTATCTGGCCGACAAGACGGGGCAGCTCATCTCAACAACACCCGCCCAGCGGTACGAGACTCTGGCCTGGGTGTTCTTTCAGGTGTCGGGCGTTGGGCCGACCTTCGGACAGCTAGGCTTTTTCCTGCGATTTGCCGGCAAGGACTATGAGGATAAGCGACCTCGGCAGCGCTTTGTTGATGAATCCAGGCGTCTTCTCGGGGTCCTGGATCACCGGCTGGAGGGCCGCGAATGGATTGTCGATGATTACTCGATCGCGGACATTGCGACGTTTGGCTGGGTGAATGCGCTGGTCGAATTCTACGCAGCGGGCGACATCCTCGGCCTAAGCAGCTATTCGAACGTGCAGGCATGGCTCGAACGCGGGCTGGCGCGACCGGCTGTACAGCGTGGCCTGCGAATTCCTGCGAGGCCTGCATGACCATTATCGCCGCATATTATTACAACGAAGGTAAGCGAGTCCGTGAAATCAGGCTCGATGAGCACGTCGAACTAAACGAGAATCGCTCGGGCTTCTGCTGGATCGCGCTTAGCGAGCCCACCGCAGACGAACTCAGCGCGATCCAGACGACGTATAACCTCCATCCTTTGGCGATCGACAACGCCATGCACCCGCTGTGCCCGCCCAAACTCGAGGTCTACAACGATGAGTTGTACGTCGTCGCCCAGACCGCCGAGCTGGTCGGCGACCGGATCAGCTACGGCAAGATGGCGATCTTCACCGGTCACAATCACCTTATCACCGTGCGGCACGGCAATGCCGGAGCGCTGGGCAAACTTCGGGAGCAACTCGAGGCATCGCCGACGCAGTTCGGCAAGGGTGTCGACTATGTGCTGCACGCGATCTTGCACCGAGTGGTCGACCAGTATCTGCCCATCTTCGAAATGATCGAGGACGACGTCCTGGCGATGGAGCGACGGTCGCTGCACGATTTCCTCGGGCCAGAAGAGGTGGCGCGAATCTTCGAACTAAGGTCCGAACTCACGCGGTTCCAGCGCACGCTCGGGGCTATGGCCGAGCTGGTGCGAAAGCTCGTTCGCGGCCACTTTCCCTGCATCAGCGCCGAAATGACACCATATTTCCACGACGTCGCGGACCATGTCCACCGAGTGCAGTCCATGGTCGACGGCCTCCTGCATGTCCTGTCCACGGTCTTCGAGGCCAGCAGCCTTCTGGAAGCGCAAAGGATCGGTGTGGTCACTCGCCAGCTCGCGGCCTGGGCGGCGATCTTGGCGGTCCCGACGGCGATCGCCGGAATATATGGCATGAACTTCAAGCACATGCCGGAACTGGACACGCCATATGGCTACTTCGTCGTGCTCGGAGTGATAGCGGTGTTCTGCCTTCTCCTGTTCATGCGCTTCAAGAAGGCCAAGTGGCTATGAGTAACGCACTTCGCGAGCTTCTCCGTCCGCCGCCGAGTCACAGCGCGCTTTGTGCGCGAGCGTGTCCAATCCAGTTCAAGATGAAGGTGCTTCCATGACCTCCCAGGTGACCGATGTTCTAGAAGCAGTCCAGTCATTCATCGCCAAAGGCTATGACCGCGAATACCGCGTCAAGGACGGCAATCTCGTCGATCTCGAACTAGGGTCAACCCTCGATGCATGCAGCATTCGCGTCGATGCGGCGTTGCGCCTCGAGAGCGGGGACGACGGCGAAGATGCCTCCAACATCTACGCGATCACCGATCCGGCGACAGAGCATAAAGGCCTGTTGATCGACGCCTTCGACGTGTTCCACGAAATCTGCCCCCGCGACTTGTCCGAGCGCCTTGTGGCGCATCGGGAAACAGCACCGGCAGGTGACCAGGACGCGCCGAGCAAGCACGGACTACGGAAAGTCTACAAGAGCGAGTTTCACAGCGATCCCGAGCGTTACGTTCTGCGCGAAGGCTTTCCAGACTTCCCGC
This genomic window contains:
- a CDS encoding MarR family transcriptional regulator, translated to MEPEVAKYHLGALALAVADSIASVSASFSPSGPGTAVMVLLSMEPGLPISVLATSIGLSHAGTVRLIDRLEREQLVERRRQITDRRARFIHLTNSGKKITDALLKAREQVISECISPLSPNDLDILGMLSERLLVANGFDKDGSVSLCHLCGYSRIAPSRGKAKPGRSPRWNVASEG
- a CDS encoding LysR family transcriptional regulator, whose translation is MPDLTLDLRYLKYAVQVAEAGSFRRAAERLSISQSTVSRRVQLFERQLGFSLFKRTRAGAGLTPEGERFLQQAVVGARYLRNAATEIRSARKLKTGLVRFGMLEAFPACPIIDILAAFRNRHPTIEVKLEEGTSEENSLGVKRGLLDAAISLSASKSPQFQVRRLCEPDLFVALSPLHELAARPELSWEDICDEVFLVRSDGAGRELAGILRRMVGAGDGAVQLSIQQVSRETLLTMVEQGFGLTITSVIYRPDIALIPLPSARAPTAAIISSSDNDNPTLPLLLKCFDTPSRAGTTD
- a CDS encoding DUF2274 domain-containing protein — encoded protein: MSKLKLGPIADDKPLKVQVELPAALHQDLVDYAHLLGREQGQSAVDPARLIVPMLQRFIATDRGFAKARRTLTPGSAD
- a CDS encoding zinc-binding alcohol dehydrogenase family protein; amino-acid sequence: MMTETVTNQAAWQKAPGQPLRIGVTALPHLAANEILIRNAAIAINPLDWILQDVALLPWLDYPAILGSDVSGEVAAVGGAVERFKVGDRVIGQAVGTTVNQPAQGAFQHHTIVLDHMAAPIPNNMAFADAAVLPLGLGTAASGLYGRTQLALAPPLHSPTARPEVVLVWGGSSSVGCNAIQLAVASGYRCVATASARNAGLLKELGASEVLDHSSPAIVEDVIEAMRGRSLAGTLHATGHMKDCFAVVARCEGSRRVAATLAPPDERPFGVEATHISGTSLKDDEVGPMIYREFLPQALAARTFVPAPPAKIVGQGLEMLQAALEALKAGVSAAKIVVTLP
- a CDS encoding YeeE/YedE thiosulfate transporter family protein gives rise to the protein MGSFALELLLCVLAFGFGYAANQGGTCLVVAAHELHRRQPPKMFVGFLAASAAAGLVAVPIVWTGTLGATLAPSTSINFLLLIGAIAFGLGALINDTCLLGSLARLGDGEMRLLALPLGLTIGILAADHGRFGYDSTWPSLISKPSATGLVTLLAFLVVLVLALVFVSTKSVLRTKPGWSFGASMIGLGITGGLLYALSPAWTFADVIQRALPLRMSPAGEVALTAVISSIAGALTASFRQGNLRLQLPTANGILRSVVGGTLMGIGIALIPGGNDGLILAAVPTLSPGGIVAYLLMTTTIVFGFAARGKLFRRCLSRP
- the msrA gene encoding peptide-methionine (S)-S-oxide reductase MsrA; amino-acid sequence: MSQSPTGNRAAATERAILAGGCFWGMEDLLRRARGVISTRVGYTGGEMPDPTYARHYGHAEAVEVTFDPSVLAYRSLLELFFQIHDPTTYEQQGSDVGPSYRSAIFYTTEVQKEVALTTIAEIEASGSWPGPVVSEINPEEPFWEAEPEHQEYLVRYPGGYSCHFVRPTWRLDRSDERPAVYLTERVDDDRNRD
- a CDS encoding MarR family winged helix-turn-helix transcriptional regulator, translating into MISDDIVRASSSRAPEAGPAASALALLAHKPGLSIRMLAIGVGLSHAGTVRLVDRLVSEGLIERREHSTDGRARSLYLTPTGKVASDEVLASRDQVIAEGLSILNPDELKTLSDIAERVLRNRLENLEQSYRICRLCCYEGCTNCPVDAELHERGVDREKNDDA
- a CDS encoding DUF417 family protein, translating into MSIFDRYEFLVPEHGRRDLGLLRWALVIVFLWFGAMKFTAYEAYGIAPFIEHSPIMNWLGMFGTQGQSYFIGVIELSTGLVLILGAFRPLFSALGALMSAATYLITLTFFITTPGVAEQTAGGFPAISAAPGQFLLKDAVLLAASLVLLRASVRHRGALVPS
- a CDS encoding DUF6314 family protein, producing the protein MLRRDIEPGGAQLHGDAVFARFGEGALAYRESGILTLADGRVFSTCRQYRYRLSEDSVVVEFADGPHIGTQFLSLSFSRTDTGLEASGVYACGDDTYHATYRILGPAAFEVVIMVQGPAKAYELVSRYSRSG